CCGGCACGGACCTGACCCTGATCGCGGGCGGCAACCTGAGCGCCACCGCCGTCACCAACGAGGCCACCCATGACAATGTGGCGCGCCAGAGCAGGAGCCGCCAGCAGGAGGAGCACAGCCGCGAGCAGTCTACCGTTGGCGTAAGCCTCTCAGCCAGCGGCAATGCCACCCTGGCGGCGGTCAAGGCGGCCGACCAGGGCGGCGGGACCGGCCGCACCGACGGCAAGGGCAATGTGACCCTCACCGGCGCCAGCGTGCAAGCCGGCGCCAACGGCAAGGGCGGCGGCGCGCTGACGGTGGTGGCGGACCACAACGTGACGGTTGCCGAAGCACGCGAGCTGCACGACAGCAGCCTGGATGTGCAGCGCAGGGGCGGCAGCGTCATCCGGCGCACCTCCGGCAGCCTGCAAGCCAGCAGCCACGAAGACCTGGGTGTCGGCAGCACGCTCGCGGGCGATGCGATCAAGGTCCAGGCCGGCAACGACCTGACGGTGCGCCAGAGCGCCATTGCCGGCGCCAACGGCGTGGCCTTGGCGGCCACGCGCGGCAACGTCCTGATTACCGCCGGCGAGAACATCCGGGAAGAACGCGCCTCCCGCCAGGAGAAGACGTCCGGGTTCTCCGCCTTCGCCGGCAAGGGCGGTGTCGGCGTGTCGGTGGGCAGCAACAGCGCCAGCGGCGCCAGCCACACCCTGGCGGTCACCCAGAGCGATGCCCGCAGCCTGGTAGGCGCCAGCAACGGCAACGTCGCCATCACCGCGGGCAAGGATGCCGCCATCATCGGCAGCGACCTGGTGGCCGGCCGCAAGAGCGGGAATGCCGATCCCGCCGCGGGCAATATCGACATCCTGGCCAGGAACGTGACGATCGCCGAAGGCGTGGATCGCATCGATCAGGACGCCAGCCAGCGCAACAGCGCCAGCGGCCTGTCGGTGGCCCTGGCCGGCACACCGCTGGATACGCTCAAGAACCTGCAGGCCGTGCAGAAGGACTCCAGCGCCGTGTCGCGCGTCACGGGGACGTTGAAGGAGCTGGGCGCCTCCGCCTTGACGATGCCGCAGGTTGACGTGCGGATCGGCAACCAGAAAGGCAGCGCCCAGTCGGCGAGCGCCGCCGCCATCAGCAGCGCCAGCAACCTCAGCGGCGCGGGCAACGTCCGCGTGCGCGCCACCGGCAACGGCGAGACCGATGCCAACGGCAAGGCCGTGGACGGCAACATCCTGGTGTCGGGCGGCACGATCGGCGCGGGCGATGCCGCCGTCCTGGATGCCGCGCGCAATGTCACGCTGCGCACTTCCACGGACACCTATCAGGCAACCCGCAGCGCCAGCAGCAGTGGCTGGACGCTCAGCAACGCGCTGCCCAGCCTTGGCGACGTGGCCCGCCACATCGGCGGCGGCCCGAACAACGGCGGCGTGAGCATGTTGCCCTACGGCAACCAGAAAGCCAACGCCAGCGGGGAGCTCGCGAGCCGCAAGCAGAACGCCAGCGTGATCACCGCCAACACCGTGGCAATCAAGGCGCACACCGGCGACATCACCATCGCCGGCAGCGGCATCGCCGCCGGGAACGACGTCATGCTCTCCGCGGCCAAGGGCAAGATCGACATCCTGTCCGGCCAGGACACGCTGTCGCAGCGCGCGGACAATGCCAGCCGCCAGATCGGCGACCTGGGTGGCACCGGGTACTCAGGCACGGTCGGCGTGCGCAGCGAATCGCACCACACCGACGGCACGCGGGCCACCCAGAACACCATCCGCAGCCAGGTGGCCAGCCGCAGCGGCAACGTGACGATGGCCGCCGGCGAAAACATCACCGCGCGCGGCGCGGATATCGCCGCCGGCAAGGATGTGACGCTGATCGGCAAGAACGTCGTCCTCGATCCGGGCACCGACGCGGCCAGCCAGAACGAGCGCCACCGGATGAGCCAGTACGGATCGACCCTGGCGCTCTCCGGCTACGCGGTCAGCGCCGTGCAGGCCGTGGAGAACGCCGCCCGGGCCGTGGAAGCCAAAAAGGACGCCCGCGTGGCCACGCTCTACGGCGTGCAAGCCGCGCTGGCGGTCGCCAATGGCATCCAGGGCATCCAGGCCGTGACCAGCGGCGGCACCAGCGCCACCGCCGCGCTCAAGGTCACCGCCAGCATCGGCGGCGGCACCAGCGAAAGCCAATCGCGCAGCCAGGCGAGCACAAACCAGGGCACCACGGTCAAGGCCGGCAACGCCGTGACGATCGTCGCGACCGGCTCCGGCCAGAAGGACGCCGAAGGCTTCGCCACCGATGGCGACATCAGCGGCCGCGGCGCGCAGATCCAAGGCAAGACCGTCAGCCTGAGCGCATCCCGCGATGTAAGCCTGGAAAGCGCCCAGGACCACACCAGCATGGACAGCCGCAGCAGCGGCAGCAACGCCAGCATCGGCGTGGGCTTTGGCATCGGCGGCCAGCAAAACGGCTTCACGCTGGAGCTAGCCGCCAGCCAGAACAAGGCCAACGCCAAAGGCCAATCGGTGAGCAACCAGAACGCGCACGTGGCCGGCACCGACAAGGTTACCGTCACCAGCGGGCGCGACACCAACCTGAAGGGCGCCCAACTGATCGGGGCCACCGTGGAAGCTACGGTGGGCCGCAACCTGAATATCGAGAGCCGCCCGGACACGGACACCTATCACGCCAGGGAATCGTCCTCAGGCGCCCAGGCCAGCCTCTGCGTGCCGCCGTTCTGCTACGGCACCACGGTAAGCGCCAGCGCAAGCCTCACGCAGGGCAACACGGACAGCACCTACAGCTCGGTCAGGGAGCAGAGCGGCATCTACGCCGGCAAAGGCGGCTTCGATGTCAACGTCAAGGGCAACACCGACCTGAAAGGCGGGATCCTGGCCAGCACGGCAGCGCCGGCCAGAAACAGCCTGACCACCGGCACCCTGACCCAGAGCGACATCCAGAACAAGGCGGAGTACAGCAGCAGCACCTCGACCATCGCGGGCAGCTACAGCGGTGGCAGCAGCGTGAAGGCAAGCGATCCGAACCTCGGGCCGGTGCAGCCCGCGCACGTGGACTGGGGCAATGCCAATGTGCTGCAGAGTGCGGCCAACAGCCTGGCCGCCACGGCGGCGGGCAACGCGCAACGGCCGACTGCAGGTAGTGCCGCAGGCGTGACCAAGAGCGCGGTTGCGGCAGGCACGGTCACTATCGCCGACGGTGCGGCCCAGCAGGCCAGGACCGGCAAGACGGCGGAAGACACGGTTACCGCACTGAATCGCGATACGGAGAACGCCAACCAGGGCATCGACAAGTTCTTCGATGCGCAGAAGGTCAGGGATCAGCAGGAGTTGAACCAGCTGAAGAACCAGGTGGCGCAGCAGGCTGCGCCGTTGATCTACGATCAGGTTGGCACGCTGACGAAGGATCAAGCGCCCGAGGTCAAGGTCGCCGTGCACGCCATCATTGGCGGCTTGATGGCCGAGGCAATGGGCGGAAAGTTCGCCGCTGGCGCGGCGGGCGATGCGGCAGCGACGGCCGCTGCGGAGTTGGTCGGCCAACAGATCCTGAACAACCCTGATCTGCAAAGCATGTCGGTCGAGGGCCGCAAGGCGCTGGTGCAGATCGCAGGGACAATCGTCGCCGCAGGTGCGGGCCGTATAGTCGGCGGATCAGGGCAGGATGCGGCGGCAGCCGGCACCGCAGGCGGGTTGGGCACACAGTACAACTTCCTGGGCCTTGGGCATGGACCGACGCAATTGCTGCCGCCGACCCCAGCGGAGCGGCAGAAGCCAAATTCGACGCCAGGCAAGCCGGGCTATGATGGTGATCAAAGCACACTGACAGGCACCCCGGACCAGTCTGGGCAGCATACGTCGCAGCCGTTTGTTCAGCCAGTGAAGGATGCGGTTGACGCGGTGGCTGACGTGGTGCAGAAGCCGATTTCGATTCCGCTCCGGGTTGTCGAGGGGTTAGGGGCGATTTTCACTTCACGAGCTCAGAAATCTGGATCGCTTGATACAGTTGCGCCAAATGGCAATCTCGTAGGTAACCCGATCGGTGGTCTCGGAACTCCGCGTGAGATGCCAGGTACGACTAATCCGAACCAATCGGCAGAGGACTTTGCTAAGCGAGCATTTGGCGGCCAGACTCCCGTTGCTGTTAAGCCCATCAAGGATGGCGGGTGGAGTGCTCAGCTACCTGACGGAACCTATGTGGTCTACCGGCCTGCAGGTCAGGCAACGCGTACTGCGGCAGACACCGCAAGTGTAGACATCAATGGCCCCAGGGTGAACGCTGCAAATGCAGGACGTCCGTTAAAACTCAAATTTCCACCAATACCATGAACCCGAGCAAAGAGCAGTTACTTCACGCTTACCAATGGGATATGAAATTCATGTCGATAGATGACATCCCGCTGGCAAATTTGCTGGCGTCTATCGAGAGTTTGTACCCAGAGCCTGCTCGAGGCCGATGGCAGGCCGCCCTCGATTGCATCTATCGCCTCATTACGTGCGAGCTTGCGGACATTACTTGGGTTGGGGAAATTGAAGAGAATTTGACGATCCTATTTGATTCCCTCGCAACATACCCGCCCTTGCAGCTAGAACCAGGCTACTGGTTGGAGCTCCAGATGTATGGAACGGAGAAATGCGTCGACCTGATCAATCGCCATCATATCGAATGGGATAGCGATCTGAACCCCGCATTCGCTCAGGAGCTTGAAAAGATATTTGATGACTATGGAGTTGGCCTCGATAAATCTCCCTTGATTCCGATTCGAGCCTAGATTCCAACGCTGAAGAAGCTGATTTCGATTCCGCTCCGAGGGATTAGGGGCGATTTTCAACGCAGGGCAGAAAGGTGATCAGGGCGCCGGAACGTCAGCAACGAAGGTGGGGAGTTCTTCTGGAGCCTTAAACAGGCCAGCGGGTGCGGATAGTGCGACAAACGTTGCAACCTACTGATCACTGAAGGACCAACTTGCCAGGGAGAATCTGGCCAACATCGGTGCGCAGGGCTCACGGTTGGCTGCAGCAGTACGAGGAAGCGGTACACGGAATCCGAATTTCTCTATTGGAACTGGAACTGCAGCCGATGCGGATAGATTGGGGAAGGTGTGGGTTGGAGATGGCGCTCGACCTATGAATGGCGTAGCCGGTGGTCTAGTGAGTGCGGATGGAAATCGCGTGTACCGACCGCCGGCTGTGAAACCCAACACTTCCACACAGTTTGCGCCGACGGGTGTTCAAGCTAATGTCCAACGGTTAGAGAATGGTGTCGTGACCAGTAACGGCCATTTAAATATCGCGAAGCCACGAAAGCGATCGTTAAAGGAATAGATATCGGTGGCCACATTGGTTTCGACCAATATTGGCCAGAAGATCTATCGTGCTTTGGACTATGGCTTACCGTGCGGGTCGGGTCGGGTCGGGTCGGGTCGGGTCGGACGACGAAGAAGGAGGAGGAGGACATCTGTACCAAATACTGGCGTGTACGCCGGCCCGGATAACCAGGGAATACGGTCAGGCGGGAGCGATATGGGGGCGCCATATGCTAATTGTTTTTGAATTTGATCCTGAACGAATCAAAAGCGAAATCACTCGGTATGTAAACGGCTGCACGGGGAAGGATTTTTCGGAAATGGCTCAGAAAGTGCCCAGGATTGGTGCGTGGGAGTTCGAGGACTATCAAACGTGATCTAGCAGGGTGCAGAAGTACCTCGGCCCCGAGTCAGCGCATCGCCATGTCGAAATGTGAGTCCCGATCAGTTGGGGAACGTCCTGCAACGGGTTCGAGGAGCTGGAGCGACGAACATCACTGACATAAAACGCATTGGAAAATAGAGATGTCGAGCATGATTTGCACGTGCGGTCATAGAATCAGGTATGGCGAGATCCCATGCCGAGATCAGTGGTTAATGATTTCCGATGAAGCCTACGATCGGTTTTCGGGAGACGTCGATGCGGAAGAAATTTATCGAGCGATGCTACCTGTTTTGAAGTGCCCTAATTGCGAACGCTTGTGGGTGTTTTGGGAGGGATTTGCAAAGCCTGCGTCCGCCTATACGCCGGGTTAGGTGCGACAAGCAGCGCGGATGAGTTTGTGCTCACGGAAATGATTTTGTCGACTGATTTCAACAGAGTGAAGGTTTGCCCAGCTATCCTGATGCCGGGGGCAGTCCTGTTGGGGAGGTTAACAAGAGGGCACATCGAATATTCGAACGGTTCCTGCCGAGGAGTTCAAACAGTTGCAGGCAGACCTGATGAAGGTATCCAAGCCAGTAGGCACGCCTCCAAGATAAAAAGGAACGTGGTATGAGTGATCAGATGGAAAAAATCGGGATTCGTAATAGTCACGATGATAGCGTTACGATAGATATCGTAAGCAGCCATTCTTTGCCGCCCGGATTCAAGGTGCACCAGAAATGAATGAGGAATTGAAGGACAAGTGGTTCGATGAGAGCATCAAAGATCGTATTTCGAAAATTCACCTTGAACTTGAAGACGATGCTGTTGGGTTATGGCAAATTATTCCATTTGGAAGGCAAGGCTATGGCTTGGCTGGCGAGGACTTGGTTGAGTATGTTCGTCGATCGCTCCTGGCACTTTTTGCCCACGGAGCCATACCAGTGCAAGGGGCCATAGATGGAATCCACTACTGGGAGCCGGTAGATCGGTTTGGCGCAGATCCCGAATCGATGGTCCAGGGCGTAATCGATGAATGGTTGGCATCGAGCGAAGATCCCGATCCTGGTGGACTCTGGTTTGCCATGCCAAGTAGTTGTGAGATCCTCAAGGCAGATCACCCAGAGTGATGCGGAGGCCGAAGCTCTGCTTGGCAGTGCGTTCCCATCCTCGAGGCGGAATCCCGTCGCAGTTCATGATCAGGGTCAAAGAATCGTGGATGAAATTCTGAATGATCCAAGCCGGAACGTTAATGCGTGCGGAGCACGGGACGATTTGGTAGCGGGATCGGCATTGCTACGGTGGACGGGAGGGGCATTCACTACAGTTCCGATGGAAATTTATCACTTTTTTCGGAGTCTGCAGAGAAATGAAAAAATCTGACAGCGATCATCAGCAGCCCTCCTGACCGCGAGAAAATGTTAATTATATGAGAGATTTTCAGATTGTTTCTGTCAGTGACGTAGATCACGAGAATCTGATGGCGGAAATATCCTATCAGAAGCAGCATTTTTACCTGATAAGCAAAGAGGGTGGAAATTAAAAAAATGGAAATAGAGTTTCTAACAGACCTTTTTATTATCGAGAAAAGCGTGGTGATGAAATTTCCACTTGTTAAATTTGTAGACGTACTCAAGCAAGCAGAGGCTGAGCTACGGCGGTGCATTTGAATGTGCGGGATATGGTGTCACTGCTTGCGATCACTGCGGGTAGCAACAAGACACGACTAACATTGGGCGTACTACGCCACCGAGATGAGTATGGGCATTGTGAGAAGGTTGAACGACGATGAGCGGACGCTGTTAGCCGAGTTGATTGCCGGTACGCCCCAGGGAACGCGCCTCCTTGATTCTCTCGCTGACGCACTCGTTGAAGAAATGGACGATGGCGGAATGGGAAGCCTGCGCTTCTGTGCTTCGGATGGGACGTCGCGTTGCCTCGGCGAACAATTGACCGAAAAGGAGCTTCTCGATATCGATAGCGTACCGGTTATGGTTGCAATCAACTTGGACAATCGCGGAGGACTCTATGAACTTGATATCTGGAAGGTTGATTTCTCGCCATTGAAGCGGTTTCCGATCGTTACCAAATGAATGGGGGCGGTACGGTGTATTTTGCAGATGTGCAGTACTGAATGCCATGATGAATGAGTATCCCACCATAAAACAATTGCGCGTCAGCTTGGTTGGCCCTGGATCGACGAGTACGGTCCGCTCTTAGCCTTGGCGACGTGGCCCGAACAACAGCGGCGTGGGCGTGGTGCCGTATCCCAAGGTGATTGGGGGGTGGCATATATTGAATTTGAATCAAGGATTGAATTTGAATCAAGGCGGAATTAAATTTTCTGAATAACCTAAAGGATTACGGTGATGGCGACCACAGGAAAGCCTGGGCGTGAGCTTCTGGACTTCATCGAGCAGCTTGGCGAGCTATCTTGGTTCAAGTTCGAGTCGCGATATCCGGTGTTTAAATTTCGAGGGCAAGAGCCAAAGACTGAGGATAGATCAACACACCCGCCTTATACTAGCTTCAGATTCAAGGTCGATAATCCAGATGTTATCGCAAAGCTTAAATTGGCAGTGAGAACTTACAAAGGCTCAGTGGAGTGGCTTATGGAAGAGCATTTGCGGGAGATGTTTCCTGGTACTAGAAACTGGATTATTTCACCGAGGTTGATGTCTGAATTAAATCAGATTGCGTGCAGCCATGGTATGACTGTTGGACAGTATATAGCTCAAATCTCTCCCGAATTTGGTCCCCTAGCCTACAGCGATCTCGCGGGACTAACGGCACATGTTCGTTCAACCTTCAACGGGTATTAGGGGGGAATTGATCTACGCAGCGTGGAAGTGGTCGGCGAATGGCTGTAAGCAGAACGACGCGATCAACGACAAAGCCGTATCGTGGGCCACAACTTGAATATCGAGTGCCGCCCGGACACAGACACCTATCACGCCACGGAATCGTCCCCAGGCGTCCACGCCAGCCTCTGCATGCTGCTGTTCTGCCACGGCGCCACGGTAAACGCCAGTTCAAGCCTCACGCAGGGCAACGCGGACAGCACCTACAACTGTTAGCTATGGTGCGAGTCGCGGGGTGACGGTGACAATTAAGGTGTATCCATGATGACACGGAATAGAACAGAAGAATTGAAGCTTGTCTTTGCACTGAGAGAGGCGCCCGAATCGAAGGAGGTCATGCTCGGCGAAGATCATGTGAGATTTCAAGGAAAAATTTGCTCAATTGAAAACCTGGATGCATTGCGTGTACTCATTGGGACGATGCGAGCGCTGGACGTTTCCACTATTTTTAAAGAGGACGGAAAGAAATTATCATCTGATTCAATTTTAAAGAAGATCGAAAAAATAGGAGATTGGGGGCGTTTGGAAACCGATGATATTTCTCTGCAATTTGGTGTGGCTAAAGCGTCTCGTTTCGTGGGTTAATGAATTGTCAGGCGGTGAGCTGCTTATCTCGGAAGATGCGCTATGCAAGTACGTAGAAAGAACAAAAACCGGGGATTTAAAAATCTTTGCGATAGAGCCTTCATGGGGTGCTGAAGTGGTATGCCTTTATGAAGGTGAGGTAAGCGAGAGGACGGTATTTGTGCGGAAAGGAAAATGAGGGAAATTTTCAAATTAAAAGGTGTTTTGTAGGTATTGATATTCTTTTGAAGAAAATATGCAGTGCTTTTTCCGGTGATCTGTATTTAATGATATGAGAGATTTTCAGATTGTTTTTGTCAGTGACGTAGATCGCGAGCATCTGATGGCGGAAATATCCTATCGGAAGCAGCGTTTTTGCCTGATAAGCAAAGAGGGTGAAAGTGAAAAAATGGAAATAGAGTTTCTAACAGACATTTTTATTATCGAGAAAAGCGTGGTGATGAAATTTCCACTTGTTGAATTTGTAGACGTACTCAAGCAAGCAGAGGCCGAGCTACGACGGTGTATTTGAATGTGCGGGATATGGTGTCACTGCTTCCTTTGCTTGAACTTAGTCGATCGATGTTCTTCAGGCACCTTGAGCAGGTCGCTCAGACTGCACCTGGTCTCCAGGAGGTGTAATTCGCTGTTCTGGACGCAGTCCGTTACTAACGCTGCAACGAGAGTCTTGGGTTCAAGTTTTGTGAAGCCCATTCCCTAGAGGCACCGCATGGCATCATTTACGTACACAGTTTGGTCGAACGAGTCGGCAACAGACGTCCTGGCAAGGCTGCGAGATATGCTTGTTCAGCTTGGCTTCTCGTTGGAAAACTCGCGCACAGGGATGTGTCACGTGTGGGACGAGGAAGGTGAGTGCTCTCTCGTCGACGTCCATTCCCTATGCAACGTTGAGAGCCAGAAGCTCCCCTTGGGAGTTCAATGGTGGCGTGATGAAGAGGACATTTTCGTTACGCTAGCACCGGAGAAGTCCGTCGGCGGCACAACTTGCTATGTATGCCTTGTTGGACTGGCTCGCGCAGAGCAGGCAGAGGTTGCGCGGCTTCTGATTTTGCACGTTGTGCCCGGCAAACAGGAGTTTCCAGACGATTTTCCCGTATTTCAGCTTAGTGCTCAGTAGCCACAAACAGCACAGATGGGTTTGTGCTGACAGACAATCAGGCG
The Cupriavidus basilensis DNA segment above includes these coding regions:
- a CDS encoding hemagglutinin repeat-containing protein produces the protein MVLTPVAVGTIGGAVTAGKRLTIYGGNVQNEDVGKSDPMAGTGSTTLTGATAAARRVANVSLANTPIKLPSNGLFTYRTEPGYTYLVETDPRFTRYGNFLSSDYMLGLLGIDPAMTQKRLGDGFYEQTLLRDQVTRLTGRTYLAGYDSAEAQYKALMAAGVRAAQPFNMLPGMSLSAAQMDALTTDIVWLVSETVTLPDGSTRSVLVPRIYLARTRTGDLQANGALLAADDIELHASGTMKNSGVLDAGSRLSIAAKDNVINRGGAMRSQGVTAISAGRDILNQSGQISGDKVGLAAGRDIRNVTLFEQQGVQSAAGNAKASTSLYGQQAGITSHGDMLLSAGRDVMAAGSTLSAGGDAAVIAGRNLTFDTLEGKTRQSLYHSDKHHGEDSRTAHAVSTVKAGGSLTATSGGDTTLKGTQVKAGTDLTLIAGGNLSATAVTNEATHDNVARQSRSRQQEEHSREQSTVGVSLSASGNATLAAVKAADQGGGTGRTDGKGNVTLTGASVQAGANGKGGGALTVVADHNVTVAEARELHDSSLDVQRRGGSVIRRTSGSLQASSHEDLGVGSTLAGDAIKVQAGNDLTVRQSAIAGANGVALAATRGNVLITAGENIREERASRQEKTSGFSAFAGKGGVGVSVGSNSASGASHTLAVTQSDARSLVGASNGNVAITAGKDAAIIGSDLVAGRKSGNADPAAGNIDILARNVTIAEGVDRIDQDASQRNSASGLSVALAGTPLDTLKNLQAVQKDSSAVSRVTGTLKELGASALTMPQVDVRIGNQKGSAQSASAAAISSASNLSGAGNVRVRATGNGETDANGKAVDGNILVSGGTIGAGDAAVLDAARNVTLRTSTDTYQATRSASSSGWTLSNALPSLGDVARHIGGGPNNGGVSMLPYGNQKANASGELASRKQNASVITANTVAIKAHTGDITIAGSGIAAGNDVMLSAAKGKIDILSGQDTLSQRADNASRQIGDLGGTGYSGTVGVRSESHHTDGTRATQNTIRSQVASRSGNVTMAAGENITARGADIAAGKDVTLIGKNVVLDPGTDAASQNERHRMSQYGSTLALSGYAVSAVQAVENAARAVEAKKDARVATLYGVQAALAVANGIQGIQAVTSGGTSATAALKVTASIGGGTSESQSRSQASTNQGTTVKAGNAVTIVATGSGQKDAEGFATDGDISGRGAQIQGKTVSLSASRDVSLESAQDHTSMDSRSSGSNASIGVGFGIGGQQNGFTLELAASQNKANAKGQSVSNQNAHVAGTDKVTVTSGRDTNLKGAQLIGATVEATVGRNLNIESRPDTDTYHARESSSGAQASLCVPPFCYGTTVSASASLTQGNTDSTYSSVREQSGIYAGKGGFDVNVKGNTDLKGGILASTAAPARNSLTTGTLTQSDIQNKAEYSSSTSTIAGSYSGGSSVKASDPNLGPVQPAHVDWGNANVLQSAANSLAATAAGNAQRPTAGSAAGVTKSAVAAGTVTIADGAAQQARTGKTAEDTVTALNRDTENANQGIDKFFDAQKVRDQQELNQLKNQVAQQAAPLIYDQVGTLTKDQAPEVKVAVHAIIGGLMAEAMGGKFAAGAAGDAAATAAAELVGQQILNNPDLQSMSVEGRKALVQIAGTIVAAGAGRIVGGSGQDAAAAGTAGGLGTQYNFLGLGHGPTQLLPPTPAERQKPNSTPGKPGYDGDQSTLTGTPDQSGQHTSQPFVQPVKDAVDAVADVVQKPISIPLRVVEGLGAIFTSRAQKSGSLDTVAPNGNLVGNPIGGLGTPREMPGTTNPNQSAEDFAKRAFGGQTPVAVKPIKDGGWSAQLPDGTYVVYRPAGQATRTAADTASVDINGPRVNAANAGRPLKLKFPPIP
- a CDS encoding Imm8 family immunity protein, producing MAYRAGRVGSGRVGSDDEEGGGGHLYQILACTPARITREYGQAGAIWGRHMLIVFEFDPERIKSEITRYVNGCTGKDFSEMAQKVPRIGAWEFEDYQT
- a CDS encoding DUF6984 family protein, producing MGIVRRLNDDERTLLAELIAGTPQGTRLLDSLADALVEEMDDGGMGSLRFCASDGTSRCLGEQLTEKELLDIDSVPVMVAINLDNRGGLYELDIWKVDFSPLKRFPIVTK